The genomic DNA ttaaaaatgcagcccTGCTGCACCAATACAGCGATGTTGTCAAATGCAGAGTTTTCTTGAACACTGTAGTTGGCTCGGCCTTAAAGTGGTTCGATGGGCTACCTCAAGGGTCCATTACCTGTTTTTTTGGACTTCAAAACGACTTTTCTGCGCCGATTTGCCAGCAGCAAGAAGTATCAGAAGACAGACCATTGTCTCTTCGCTCTGAAGCAAGGGCCGACTGAGCCTTTAAGGAGTTATATCAaccgctttaatcaagtggctcaagatgtccccactgccacttcagagattctgatgagcgccttctctcatggattgggagaggcagaattcttcagagatctcatcaaaaattCAGCTCAGAATTTTGATGAGATTGTGGGAAAAGCTGCTtcctacatcaaggtggaagaagcacaagcagcTCAAAGGAAGGCTGAAAGACCACCTCCCTCCACcaacaagcaagaaagaaggGTGCCTCAACCACCCCCTCAACCTCTACCGCGAGCCCGGGAGGCTAGACCTGCATTTCATCCCGGGCCGAAAGTCAGACCTACGCCTCGAGTTGCCACCGTGCATGTTCCCCGATCAGGGCCATGGAATAATCGGTACTGTACTTATCATCGGTCACGTACACATGATACTAATCACTGTTTTCAGTTCGCTCGAGACTCCAAGCGGGCTGCCGAGATGGGTTTACCTCCGCCCGAACTAGCTCCTCAATTGATCAAGATGATGGAGGAGCAAAGAGGGGCGACTGGACAGGCCGGGCAATCTCGCCCCGACCTCGCAGGACCCAGTACTCATCAGCCTGGCCGGGGAAAAGAGCTAGAGGGATCACAGGAGGCTGAGAACAGAGGTAATGCTACTGTCAGAGAGATcggcatgatctctggagggccaACTGACGGAGATTCAGGGAGAGCACGTAAGTCTCATGTACGTCGCTTGGAGGTTCATGCCGTTGGGTGCAGTCAGGAGCAAGCTGCTGACCCTGTTATTAGTTTCGGACCAGCAGACCTAGAGGGTTTGGAGTTGCCTCATGACGATGCACTCATCATCAAGGCCATCATTACCAATAGCCGAGTGGATCGGGTTTTCATCGACaccgggagctcagtcaacattctATTCAAGACCGCATTCGAAGAAATGCAAATTGATGCTGCTGAACTCCAGCCGGTGGCCACATCTCTATACGGatttacaggcaatgaagtgaagcCTATGGGTTAGATTAAGCTGGTCATATCTTTGGGCACTGAGCCGTTGGTGCATACCAGGAGGAGCACTTTCATAGTAGTGGACTCCCCTTCTTCTTATAATGTCATTCTAGGAAGGCCCgccctgcatgaatttagggCTGCTATCTCGACCttccatcaaaaaatcaaatttcccGTGGGTGAGCAAGTCGGGGAAGTTAAAGGGGAATAGAGGGTTTCTCGCTAGTGCTATATCGACATGGTCCGAGTGGAAGCTCGgaaaaatcaaaggatgcaaGATGGCGGTGTCCATGCCGttcaagaggagcctctgccAATAGTCGAAGAACCCATCCCTTGGGAAGAAGTACAATTATATGCAGAGTGACCTGAAAGTTTGACTCGGGTGGCAAGCGACCTTCCCTCTCCCCTCAAAGAAGAATTAATTCAGTGTCTGATCCGCAACCGGGATGTCTTTGCCTGGTCTACTGAGGAGCTTCCCAGGGTCAAGCCGGAAGTGGTTGAACACAAGCTGCATTTATTAAATGACTCCAGGCCTgtaaagcaaaagaaaaggaatttctcagccgaccagaataaaataataagagccgaggtggatcagctcaggaatgCAAGACATGTTCGGGAGGTTCAGTTCCCATCGTGGCTCTCCAATGTAGTCTTGGTAAAGAAGCCCAataataagtggagagtatgcatagatttccgAGACCTCAACTGAGCCAGTCCTAAAGACTGCTATCCTATACCCCgaattgatcaaatggtggattccacggctggctgtgagaggatatgTATTCTAGACGCCTACCCgggatatcatcagatacctctagcaagagaagatcaagaaaaggttagctttattacgactgacggtactttctgttatactgtcatgtCCTTTGGTCTCAGGAACGCCGGAGCCACATACCAAAGAATAATGGACAAAATCTTCTGGGAGCAGATCGGGTGAAATGTAGAGGTCTAAGTAgatgatatactcatcaaatccccgtTGGTCGTGAACTTGATCAAAGATGTGGAAGAAACATGAAGGACTCTTTGGCAATATGGGCTGAAGCTGAATCCCTTGAAATGCTTATTTGGagctaaaggaggaaaattcttgggttacctggtgactgagcgaggaatagaagccaatcctggaaaagttcaaatattaaagtgttagttagagccctagagccaatcatttgatgattgtattatggacttgttgtatcatattcttatataaataaaggcatttgtttttggttattatacttacttgtattggtgccaaataaactaagtataatagcgtccttgagtagaaggttctcacctatatcaatcgattagttgaaccgatagtgagatgatatagggaacactactcttaatcattcctagtcgagtatcaacattcagggacaatgttaatgcaataagactagcatgtaggtcaactcgatgacttgatctcacaagtcatggatatagagacatcaagttgacacatgggtatgcattggagaatgtatactgaatggcccgccatgagaaagtatcatggatcgttatatgagtgtcatatactttctcatgtggctattagtatgactactagtccttggacctgaagtcaccatggttccctacataaggagttatgtgttttggtttcgtcaaacatcacccgtaattgggtggactataaaggcgattactgggtatgtaacgaattatgcagagggatgtgagtgatgtagatgggatctatccctcctatatgacaggagagacatcgatattcttgatagagtgagaccacgaagtgcatggtcatgcccaaatgagtcaatatgagatattgagctcatttgatttagtgagtctacttggagttcaagatttagattggtcagaggatgacacggtctatgcctcacattgatcaatctagatgtctaggatagaaggacacttgtcatatattgtgatgagtcacaattagtagtcacaaggtgatgttggatctcaacattcttgtaacttgggtagcaatgatgtgttgctagataccgctcattacttatgctcctaaatgagtttaggggcattgccaacgttacaagaatctatagggtcacacacaaaggataattaaatagagattaggttcatatgatgaaccaagaggattagattcatgtgatgaatcaaattggattaagagtaatcctaattgggctaattgagttggactcaagttgattcatgtgttcaatgattctaatttagattatgatttattgaatcaatttaattaaatgaattatattcattatattaaattggcttaaattaaatggttggattagatcaaccatgagagagattaagtcaagtttgacttgacttgagagggagaggaagaggaagagtcaagtttgacttgattttatgccacatcatttgtgacttggcattaagtggccaatgatgatgtgtcacatcatcatagttaacacatgtatgtgccacctaatggaggttacaaattcacTTTTCTTTAATGtgaccggccacattaaatgagaggagttacaatgttgtggtcggccactaaggggaatgaatgggattcattttcattcaaggcattttttatttcatcttcttccttgctctctcttcttgctctccctctcctcatcttgtcgagaccttcttggagtgctagcacactctaaggttctccctccatcgagttgttcgtgtggatacttctagagggttgtctactttgacaatcttgagatccggcaccttggtcgagcgggattcgcgaaaggcacgcatcaagggtaaaactcgtactctaatgtagatctagagtttgtaaactcgtactcgtaggtttttcaaaattttattcttcgcacggatccggtggcggggattttggggtttccgtgacgcgaaaaagcggttttcgcggcccgaaaaaacccaacaTAAAGGATATGTAGCCTCCtcaaaatttgaaagaaaccCAGAAGTTGGTCGGCAGAATAACAGCCCTGTCAAGATTTATTTCCCGATCTGCAGACCGAGCTGCTTCTTTTTTTCAAGGTGCTAAGGAAGGCCTCCAAGTTCCAATGGAACGAAGAATGCACCAAAACTTTCGAAGAGCTGAAGAAGTATCTGGAGACTCTTCCCTCTCTCTTTAAGCCAGTTGTAGGAGAACCCTTATGAGTTtacttgtcagccacccctgaggcTGTAGGGGTCGTGCTCGTTAAAGAACATGACAAtttacaacggccagtgtatttcttcagtcatTTATTGAAAGGAGCCGAGGCCCGATACACGGCCCTcgagaagttggtttacggatTGGTCCTTATGGCTCAGCGGCTGAGACCGTATTTCTTTTCACATCCTATCATAGTCCtaaccaatagcaccatgggaagagcGCTAACCAATGTAGAAGTtgcgggtcggcttatcaaatgggcaacggagttgggagaatatgacatacagtatcagccgCGCACCGTCATTAAGGTGCAAGCCTTGGCAGATTTCTTAACAGAAGTTCATCAGACCAACTCTAAAGAAATTTGGAAGATATACGTGGATGAGTCTGCTAATCACCAGGGAAATGGAGTAGGGGTCTTGGTAATATCTGCTCAAGGAGATATACTCCAACTGGCAGTTCGATTAAATTTCCGAGCCatgaacaatgaagcagaatacgaAGCTCTGTTGGTAGGACTGCAAGCAACCCGGCATGTGGGGGCAGCCCGGGTAATCATTTATTTCGATTCGCAGCTGGTAACTCAACAAGTGACAGGCAATTTTATGATAAATTGTGACAAGTTACAAAGATAtcaggaagcctatgagaagatgaaagGAGAATTTGCAGAGGTCACAGTGAGCAAGATTCCCAGGTCAGAAAATGAGAGGGCAGACGAGCTAGCAAAGATGGCTAGTTCCTTGACTACTTGGGTGTTGGATCGGTCAACGGCACAAACTTTTCTGATAGCCCAGATAGATCTGCAAAACAATATagaagcaactattgattggcgggcACCCATGATCAATTATCTCAGGCAAGGTATCTTACCAACCAATCTAGAAGAGTCACGGTTGATTAGGAAGCAAGCACATGCTTATGTAATGATTGGAGATCAGCTATACAAGAGGTCCTTTTCTCAACCTTTGCTCAAATGCTTGGGGTTAGAGGAAGCCGATCAGGCTTTACGAGAAATACACCTAGGATGTTGTGGCAATCATGTTGGCGGTCGAACATTATCTCGCAAGGTACTCCTGGCTGGGTATTTCTGGCCCACTTTACAAAGGGATGCACATAAGTTGGTGAGCACatgcttgtcctgccagaagCATCAAAATTTGACACATCGACCTACGACCCTTTTAAGAACATCTATAGTttcatgtccttttgatcaatgggacatggatattgtgggaccatttccGATGGCATCTGGTCAGAGGCGTTTCTTATTGGTGGcaatggattatttttctaagtgggtagaAGCAAAAGCCCTAGCTCGGATCACAGAAGATGTCGTTATTCAATTCTTGTGGAAGAACGTTCTTTGCAAATTTGGTATTCCTCACAAGCTGGTGTCTGACAATAGAAGACAATTCCAGGGACAAAGAATCCAGGCCTGGTGCAAGGGATTTGGCATAACgcaagccttcacttcagtagcCTATCCACAAAGCAATGGTTAGACCGAGGTAATCAACAGAGAAATAGTACAAAGTCTAAAGGTTAAGCTAGATCATGTTGGAGGcaattgggtggacgagctgccaagCATTCTGTGGGCCTATCGTACAACACCTTGAGAAAGCACAGGTTTGACACCATTCCACTTGGTTTATGGCAATAAAGCAGTAGTACCCATAGAAATTAGAGTGCCATCAGTCAGAAGGACATTATATGATGAAGAAAACACAGAACGAAGGTTGGCTGAGCTAGATCTTATTAGCGAGACCCGGGACCGAACGGTGGCTCGACTGGAGGCCTATCaacaaagaatgagacaaaactataacagaagagtgattcctcggttctttggagaaggagatctggtctggaagcGAATCAAGCCAGTGGGGGACGTGACTAAGCTAGCACCTCAATGGGACGGGCTTTACAAAGTCGTTAAAAAGTTAACATCCGGagcttattatttacaagatgaacGGGGCGGGAggttagatcgaccatggagtgtTAATTACCTGCGACCTTATCGAGTTTGAAGAAGCAGGTCGGGAAGTGTAAGCTGAGTGATAAGCCGGTCTGTCCCTTATTCAACAAACTAGGATAGCAGACAGGGAAAAGTAAATCAGGGAAAGCAGAAATTATATGTCCTAatactttttatgacaaaagTTAAGCAATTTTAGTAAAAGCAAGCCTTAAAGTGCAAATGAGGAAATAGCAAAGTACTTTACAAGAAATTCTCAAGTCATTATGTACAAGAAGCCAAAAAATATCATtcaaaaggagcaaatatttCATCCGGGATCTCTTTAAGGATCCTGTCATGGTCTAAAAATTCAGGAGGCGGAAGGGACTTTAAGTAGTCTTGTTCATAAAGTTGACGCAAAGCCCCGCCCGCCCCATAGATAACAGACGTGGAGAAACAATGTCCCACCTGTGCACAGAATTTCGGAGAACGCAGATACAAATCACGGTTCTGTAAGCAGCGATCGTTCTCTCCCTCTCTATAAATAGCCAGAGCTGTGGATACACCTTCTGTGGTGGCCCGAGCCTGAGCTAGTTCATTCCGGGCAGTGGCTAGTTCTGTGGCTTGGGAGGTCAACTGGGTCTCCTGAGATTTCAAAAGGGCCTCCTGCGATTTTAACTTCTGGTCTTGATTTTGCAACAGAGTCTCGGCAGCACGCAGCTTCTGAGTCAATTGTTCCATAGCTCATTGATGCTCTAAAGCTTGCTGATCTATACTCTGCTGGTGCATAATATCGACTTGGCTTTGCTTTTCTTGGAAATCTTTAAGTTCCTGCCTGGCCTACTTTAGGGATACTTCCAGACTATTCTTCTTTCTGGTCAAATCTTTTATCTCGGCCCGCAAAGCATGGCTAGCTTGGGCCGGATCATTCAATTATAGTTCCAGTTTAGCAACATGGTCCCGCAACGCCTTATTCTGAGTAGCATGGAAGGAATGGTTCACTACCAGAGACTCTGCATAAGCCTGGGACACACAGGAAATGTCTGATAAGAGCGGGAAAAACAACAGTTGGGAAATCTTCAAAGTTTACCTTGATATACAACTCTGCGAATTTGTCCATCTGAGCCGGGGAAGGCAAGGAGTTCATGTGCTGCATGCTTTCTTCCCATAAAGTGGCTAGACGACCTTTTATCTTGAGGGAGCTGGTGGGGACATCTGTTCGAGACCATAACCTCTCCTCAGAAGGGACAGTAGTACAGTAATTGTGATGAGTAAGCGGAGGTGGTTCTGAGGGACCCGCGGCTGAGCCTGGATAAGCTGAGGGCTCGGCAGTTGAGCCGGAAGGAGCTGAAGGAGGACCCTGAGGAGGTGCTGCAGAAGGGATAACTGAAGGACGTTCTGAGGGGCCAGCTTCACCGCCCTGAGGTTGCTGCGATGCGGAAGGCTGAGCCAGCGGAGGCTCGACCTGAATATCAGACGGAGCAGGGATATCATTTACATGGCTTGGGATTGGAGGCGGAGTTACACTGGGAAGTGAAGGGGAGGCAGTTGCGGTTGGGGGAGGAGAAGGGATAGACGACGGGCCTGAGTCGGATGCCGGACGAGGGGCTTGGCGCCGACGTCTCTGAGCCAGCGGCTGGTCATCCGAATCAGAATCATCGGAGGGTGACCGAGCCCTGCGTCTAGAGGGAGAAGGGGCATCCTGGCTCAGGCGGTCATTTGTGGAGCGGGCCCCGCGAGCCGCCTGAGAAGCCTCTCTGAAAGCGGGGCTCACAAAGGAAATGTTGTCTGTTCCTCCACCAAGGCCCATACGTCTTTCACCAAGGCCTAGACCAGGGATGTAAGTGGCTCTGGGAGGACTAGCTGATTGGAGGGGTGTTGAGGTGGTAGGTCGAGTCGTACGAGGGGCCCGGGGGCGAGCAGGAGTGGCCGGCCGTGGTGGACGAGCAGCCCGAGGATGAGCAGGGGTGGCTGGCCGAGGTGGACGTCCAGTGTGTGGTCGAGTGGGGCTAGCTAAGGGAGCAGGTCGGACACCAGCAGATCCTCATCGAGCAGGTCGGGGTGGAGGATGGGCTGGGGCCGCCCCATCGACTGAAGTCGAAGACGAGTGGGGGAGGGCCCTCCTCTGTAAGATAACTCGAGCACGCCTCATTAGTTCCATATTGCTCAGAGGAAGGGGCTGAACCTCTGAAGCATAGGTTAAAACTTCAGCTGCATAGGATAGAGTGTGAAATTAGTTGCcgtagaaaagataaagtgccCGCAAAGTGATATCAGAAAAGAAAGAGAGGCTTACCTAGTGAGCGAGGCGTATCAAGGGTCAGATAACTCTGGAGAAAATAGGACAACAATTCCTCCATCGATAATAAATGCATCAAGTTCAGCTGCCAGTCGGACAAGCAAGATGA from Zingiber officinale cultivar Zhangliang chromosome 4A, Zo_v1.1, whole genome shotgun sequence includes the following:
- the LOC121972444 gene encoding uncharacterized protein LOC121972444, whose amino-acid sequence is MGLPPPELAPQLIKMMEEQRGATGQAGQSRPDLAGPSTHQPGRGKELEGSQEAENRGNATVREIGMISGGPTDGDSGRARKSHVRRLEVHAVGCSQEQAADPVISFGPADLEGLELPHDDALIIKAIITNSRVDRVFIDTGSSVNILFKTAFEEMQIDAAELQPVATSLYGFTGNEVKPMG